In the genome of Populus nigra chromosome 9, ddPopNigr1.1, whole genome shotgun sequence, one region contains:
- the LOC133703520 gene encoding FBD-associated F-box protein At3g52670-like: MESRTRKRSSLNKNEDWISTLPNVLLHRILSFVDAVQVVQTCVLSKRWMNVWKSHPYLDFNFETFSSLINSDYYEDEMVNFTDFINQVLVRRNNFKAIKISLDLCGHTRYSLVESLIYYAVKHHAEEICIDTACRDVPIVLPRCFFNCESLRSLKLRIDGGIALPKSLGLPSLKTLHLGGAQNFDGNIFSSCLNLENLTIEDICLNTIENFNIHALNLKSLEILNWRYSRIMRGCKVMLFAPKLTSFKFDGNTPLFWSEVNLTSLDDVNVVLQRYYYRHDYQFYVDEDEYISGEDETKQGFCLDLLKMLHQFCSAKSLTLSMNIIEVLSKVPAALNKHPSPFSNLKYLKLKTDHKDVTLPAHVLNYFLSSSSLLKVCF; the protein is encoded by the exons ATGGAATCAAGGACTAGGAAGAGGTCATCGCTGAACAAAAATGAAGACTGGATCAGCACGCTACCAAATGTACTTCTCCATCGCATTTTATCTTTTGTGGACGCAGTGCAAGTTGTTCAAACCTGTGTTTTGTCCAAAAGATGGATGAATGTGTGGAAATCTCATCCCTATCTCGACTTCAATTTTGAGACATTTTCATCCTTAATAAATTCAGATTATTACGAGGATGAGATGGTCAATTTCACTGATTTTATCAATCAAGTTTTAGTACGTCGCAATAACTTTAAGGCTATTAAGATTTCCCTGGATTTATGTGGTCATACTCGGTACAGTTTGGTAGAATCTTTGATATATTATGCAGTTAAACATCATGCGGAAGAGATATGTATAGATACTGCTTGTCGCGATGTGCCAATTGTGTTGCCTCGTTGTTTCTTTAACTGTGAATCATTGAGAAGCCTAAAATTGAGAATTGATGGTGGCATAGCTTTGCCAAAATCATTGGGGTTGCCATCTTTGAAGACATTGCATCTTGGAGGGGCTCAGAATTTTGATGGGAATATTTTCTCAAGTTGCCTGAATCTTGAAAATCTGACAATTGAAGATATATGCTTAAACACAattgaaaatttcaatattCATGCTCTTAATCTGAAAAGCTTGGAAATTTTGAATTGGAGATATAGTAGAATTATGCGTGGGTGCAAGGTTATGTTATTTGCTCCAAAGCTTACCAGTTTCAAGTTTGATGGGAACACTCCTTTATTTTGGTCTGAAGTGAATCTTACCTCCTTAGAtgatgtaaatgtagtcttgcAGAGATACTATTACAGACATGACTATCAATTCTATGTAGATGAAGATGAATACATTTCAGGTGAAGATGAAACCAAGCAGGGGTTTTGTCTGGATCTTCTCAAGATGCTTCATCAGTTCTGCAGTGCAAAATCTTTGACACTATCCATGAATATCATCGAG GTTCTCTCCAAGGTTCCGGCTGCTCTAAATAAACATCCTTCTCCATTTTCCAATTTGAAGTATCTGAAGTTGAAAACCGACCACAAGGATGTCACTCTACCTGCCCATGTCTTGAATTACTTTCTTAGTAGCTCTTCTTTGCTGAAAGTATGCTTCTAA